In Sphaeramia orbicularis chromosome 12, fSphaOr1.1, whole genome shotgun sequence, the following proteins share a genomic window:
- the LOC115429183 gene encoding phosphoglycerate mutase 2 — protein sequence MTAVHRLVIVRHGESAWNQENRFCGWFDADLSEKGMEEAKRGALAIKEAGFKFDVCYTSVLKRAVKTLWTIMEGTDQMWLPVIRSWRLNERHYGGLTGLNKAETAEKHGEEQVKIWRRSFDIPPPPMEKDHPYHKIISESRRYKNLKPGELPTCESLKDTIARALPFWNEVIAPEIKAGKNVIIAAHGNSLRGIVKHLEGMSDAAIMELNLPTGIPIVYELDADLKPVKPMSFLGDEETVKKAMEAVAAQGKAKK from the exons ATGACTGCTGTTCATCGTCTGGTTATCGTTCGCCACGGTGAGAGCGCATGGAACCAGGAGAACCGTTTCTGCGGCTGGTTCGATGCTGACCTCAGTGAGAAGGGTATGGAGGAGGCCAAGCGTGGAGCCCTGGCCATCAAAGAGGCAGGCTTCAAGTTTGATGTCTGCTACACCTCCGTGCTTAAACGTGCTGTCAAAACCCTGTGGACCATCATGGAGGGGACCGACCAGATGTGGCTGCCTGTGATTCGTAGCTGGCGTCTGAACGAGCGCCACTACGGAGGCCTCACCGGACTCAACAAGGCCGAGACGGCTGAGAAGCACGGTGAAGAGCAGGTGAAGATCTGGCGCCGTTCCTTCGACATCCCACCTCCACCCATGGAGAAGGACCACCCTTACCACAAAATCATCAGCGAG TCCCGGCGTTACAAGAACCTGAAGCCTGGTGAGCTGCCCACATGTGAATCACTGAAGGACACCATCGCCCGTGCCCTGCCTTTCTGGAATGAAGTCATTGCCCCTGAAATCAAAGCCGGGAAAAACGTCATCATCGCTGCCCACGGCAACAGCCTCCGTGGCATCGTCAAGCACTTAGAAG GTATGTCTGATGCAGCCATTATGGAGCTGAATCTGCCAACAGGAATCCCCATTGTGTATGAGCTGGACGCAGACCTGAAGCCCGTTAAGCCCATGTCTTTCCTGGGTGACGAAGAAACCGTGAAGAAGGCCATGGAGGCTGTGGCCGCTCAGGGCAAAGCCAAGAAGTAA